One part of the Vanessa tameamea isolate UH-Manoa-2023 chromosome 8, ilVanTame1 primary haplotype, whole genome shotgun sequence genome encodes these proteins:
- the LOC113400030 gene encoding 5-hydroxytryptamine receptor: MEGADGSDDLLDWETLYRLPVQNTSYNTTDWVPLGWNVTVANTTWWEESAPFDSPTALLRAAAKAVLLGLLILATVVGNVFVIAAILLERHLRSAANQLILSLAVADLLVACLVMPLGAVYEVAQKWTLGPELCDMWTSGDVLCCTASILHLVAIALDRYWAVTNIDYIHARTARRVGYMIACVWIASFFVCIAPLLGWKDPDWNRRVSEDLRCVVSQDVGYQIFATASSFYVPVLVILILYWRIYQTARKRIRRRHGTTTRGVGPPPVPAGGALVAAGGSGGIAAAVVAVIGRPLPTISETTTTGITNVSSNNTSPEKQSCANGLEADPPTTGYGAVAAAYYPTLVRRKPKEAADSKRERKAAKTLAIITGAFVACWLPFFVLAILVPTCNCEVSPVLTSLSLWLGYFNSTLNPVIYTVFSPEFRHAFQRLLCGRRARRRRAPP, from the exons ATGGAGGGCGCGGACGGGAGCGATGACCTGTTGGATTGGGAGACCCTATACCGGTTGCCGGTGCAGAACACTTCATATAACACTACAGATTGGGTACCACTCGGGTGGAATGTTACAGTGGCCAATACTACATGGTGGGAAGAGTCCGCGCCCTTTGACTCACCTACGGCTCTTTTGCGGGCCGCAGCTAAAGCTGTTCTCCTAGGATTACTCATTTTGGCAACTGTAGTTG GTAATGTGTTTGTGATAGCAGCAATATTGCTTGAGAGGCATTTACGGAGTGCAGCCAATCAACTTATTCTGTCACTGGCGGTAGCAGACCTGCTAGTGGCTTGTTTGGTCATGCCACTCGGCGCAGTATATGAAGTTGCACAAAAGTGGACTCTGGGCCCAGAACTGTGTGACATGTGGACTTCAGGAGATGTACTCTGCTGCACTGCATCAATATTACATCTAGTAGCCATTGCTCTTGacag GTACTGGGCTGTAACGAATATAGATTACATCCACGCACGAACGGCGCGTCGAGTGGGTTACATGATCGCATGTGTCTGGATAGCgagtttttttgtatgtatcgCCCCATTGCTCGGATGGAAAGATCCTGATTGGAATCGTCGCGTTTCCGAAGATTTGCGATGCGTTGTCAGCCAGGACGTAGGTTATCAAATATTTGCAACAGCATCTTCATTCTACGTTCCGGTActcgttatattaatattgtattggcGGATATACCAAACTGCTAGGAAAAGAATAAGAAGACGACACGGTACTACTACAAGAGGAGTGGGACCACCGCCTGTTCCAGCAGGTGGAGCTTTAGTTGCTGCTGGTGGTAGCGGAGGCATAGCTGCTGCTGTAGTTGCAGTTATTGGTCGCCCATTGCCGACCATATCGGAAACTACTACGACAGGAATAACGAACGTTTCCTCGAACAACACAAGTCCTGAAAAACAATCTTGCGCCAACGGTCTTGAAGCAGACCCACCAACTACAGGATATGGAGCCGTTGCCGCGGCTTATTATCCTACTTTAGTACGACGCAAGCCCAAAGAAGCTGCCGACTCTAAGAGGGAAAGAAAAGCGGCTAAGACATTAGCAATTATTACCGGCGCGTTTGTAGCGTGCTGGCTTCCTTTTTTCGTATTAGCTATTTTAGTACCGACATGTAACTGTGAGGTTAGCCCGGTACTGACGTCTCTATCTCTATGGTTAGGTTATTTCAATTCAACGTTAAACCCAGTGATATACACCGTGTTCAGCCCGGAATTTCGGCATGCGTTTCAGCGATTGCTCTGTGGACGCcgtgcgcgccgccgccgcgctccgCCCTAG